The Misgurnus anguillicaudatus unplaced genomic scaffold, ASM2758022v2 HiC_scaffold_29, whole genome shotgun sequence genomic sequence tatttgttataataccatacaaattaaccatggtttaactaaaATTTTCTATATAAATGTTATACAaccatttataattttataagaatagttgaagagtttcgttgcaaaacgagataaatcaatttttttaacatttttgtcaaaacatgtttattattatcttatcatgttatgaaggtttaaatcaaaacaaaccaactgcagttgaattgaaattaattggaatgcacaaccaaaaaacgagatttctgaacaattaacaaaacggtggttatttcgttttgcaacgaaactcttcagtTATACAAATCAACCTACCAAAATCCATGGTCATTAAACTTGATAGGCTAATAAAATCATGGTTAGTTTTCCTAAGGGCAAGAAAATGATGGCCATATtggttataataaataaattattataaattataataaaatacatttcagtttTCAAAGCAGGATGGCAAAGTTGTGTATGAAACAAATCAAAAAATATGCAACAAATGTATTAAGCTGCATTTAATTCAGcatataatctaaaaaaaacaaacattttattacaGTCCTTAAAGGGACTTTTGTTtcgaaaatatgctcattttccagctctcctagagttaaacatttgatttttacagttttggaatccatttagctgatctccgggtctggcgctagcacttttagcataatccattgaatctgattagaccattatcAATGCGCAAAAAAAccccaaagagtttcaatattgtTCCCATTTTTCCTATTTGCCCCAAAATAGtctcctgctattgaaagttaccaaggagactattttcaggtgctgcgtaacatcattgcgcctcctgcagccatgttacggcagcaaagtccttgattattacgccagaatgagggtagagtttctagccatatctggctagaaaatcacaacttttaattttctgtcagtctaaGTACACGATgtgactacagaagagtcaagttttaaaatcgaaactctttggttactttttttagcatgatgctaatggtctaatcagattcaatgaattgtgctaagctatgctaaaagtggtagcgccagacccaagccgtttctcaataccaagtacgccaaactcggacttgtgtccttcgtagttcgaatttgcaagttcagactcggaagaacgaacttctgacgcgaaatgcattctgggaaacttcgctgtcataagtccacacaagtctcctctgatgcatcctcgataaaatgggcggatcaagaacacatccggggattttatgtgaacttgggcttgatgcgaactttgaattggaacagtacttgggccgcgactgatgacgtttcacaagtccacaagaacgcaagtacagacaagaacgcatattgagaaacggctccagagatcggctgaatggattccaaaacggtaaaaatcaaatgtttaactcttggggagttggaaaatgagcatattttcaaaaaagtacagtgttcctttaaaaacatcaggattggtttataaaatgttattaaaatcacagcaacacttaatataaaaaataaatgaatgaaagaaATTAATTGAATGAATGAAATGTATGTAAGAGCCAATCAGGCATAGAAACTGGCATTGTGATATATCTTTGGCTTAATTGAGACCACGGcacagtttaagtcacttctaaATCCAGAGCTCTTCAACATGAACACAGTTTTACACCAGGCACTTTTCTTCTGCTCTTTCTTCATGATAGCAGTGACTTCAAACGTCTCATATGGAGGAATCAGCACCTCTTTTTCATGAGGATACTGGGAGTATTTTGACACATCAGCACCATAACAAGTTTTGATTTCAAAACAAGATTCTGTTCCAAATCCCATTGCAATTTTACGATCAAGAGAGGAAAATGCAAATGAACCAAAACGAATGTGTTTGTTCAGAACATTCTCATCAAATGTAAGTCTGGTACCACGATAAGTTgttatgcatttattttgtgttttcttaAGAATCTGTATCGCTTCTGTCAAGAAAAAGTGAAGTGAATACCACGTGTAAGTCTTGTCTCTGTATTTTTGTCTACCAGTCCTAACATCCTGATTCAACTTTCTGTGTAGCTCAGAAATACTGTACGTATAAATCGCAACTAAATGGTGCATTTTCAATTTATCAGGTCCAGGGATTTGTCCTGTACTATACAACCAAGCTTCCccaaagtaagatattttataATCACAGATTTCTTTGATTAGATATTTTGTTCTCACTAGGTTTTCCATCTTGTATGTACAGCCATCATATCGGTCATCAACTGAGTCCGGTGCCATATCTAATGGATATTTCTCTCCTTCAACAGGCACTCTGTTATCCTACAGCAATGAGAAATAATAATTTCCGATCATCAATAATCATGATTGTACAGTAATATAAAGACTCATATCTTACAATCTTACCCATCCTAGGACAACTTTACTGGTCAAAATGAGAATTAGAGCTGCGTTGATCAACATCCTGATTTGCAAAAGAATGGAGATCAGGTATGAATACTATACAGTCAAGAAGCTGCAggacaaaaatacaacattgtgTTAGAAAGACATCCAAAATCTTTGCACGATACAAAACTGCAGACCACAGCTTCTTATAGTTTCCAGTTCAGGAATAAGaaagcatttaacattttgccTTAAAagccatttaaaacatttaaaagcaagCATATTAATGCAAGCATTGACTCTAAATATCAAATCATATCTGCTAACAATCAATTCACCAACATGAACATTTACAGGTCCAAACCTTTCAGATGTTGAGACCTTCAGGTGATTTTTCTTCCAGTAACAAGTTTCAGAGtacttaaataaataatgttgaGATCTTATGTGCATGAAAAAAGTGTGGCAGTGAGAAAGAAACTACAAGGGTTTTATGCCAATAGAAAGTAGTAGGAGGGGCAAAGGTTTCTAAGCTATTGAATGTGAACATCTGCAGATAACAACATCTATATTTAAATTCCATATCACACcattttttgtctgtttgtgtCGGGGCGTTTTCATTGCGCCGATGGAGAAATAAACAACTAATAATGTAGAAATGGGAATAAGTAAAAATAAGTTCTCATAAACCAGAACTAATAATCATTCATGATTTGCAAAGCACAAATGGTATAAAGCATTAAAGAGAAAAGTAAAATCATTAGGTTTTACTTTTCATTTGGGTTAACTCATTTGCCCTGCTATGGGCTTTAACACCTCATCACAGGAAATGAACAAGCAACAGTTTCTGTCTGCACTTGTTAAAATACTGTACTGTCAAAGACAACTGTCAAATCATAATCCAGAGAGACATTAAGAGAGTTAAGATGCAAATGAAAAATGAACTTTACTTTAATAAACAGAATGAAAATTGACAGAATTCAGCTTAACACAGCAacagagttaaaaaaaaatttcaggtTGAGTTATTTGTATGTGCATACATTTATTTGGTTACTTTACAATAACAGGACATAAATAATTATGCAGTAAGACCCCTACATTTTATtcttagttaaatatgaactaatgattagagatgcaccgatatatggGCTAATAATTGGAATCTTGCGACCGGCAGGTTGCGACATACCCTTGAGCAAATTGCTCCCTCActgctgtgtgtgtctgtgtgtgtgttcacggCTTGCAAAGcatgtgttcactactcacttggatgggttaaatgcagaggtcacattttgaATATGTGTTGCATATTTGACAAGCATTTCACactttaaagtcgccatgaaacggaagtagtgattgccttattttccccgtagtgacgtatatccgaatgaaacggcttctgaaatgaaataaggcagggctgaaTTTGAATTGgcccatcgagatctgattggattgtttgaagttgggtcgtgttgctaattgctaatcgctgtgatattctcccggaccccgcccacctgccataccatatgaccggaagtgaagagagaatcgttttgaggaggggaggagatttgcatttttgattaaagattatgagcacacacacatttttttaaaataatgaagctcacagataagtcattttttaataataccacaatattaaaaactatatatatagttttttcattttaatttcattgcgactGGTCAAAAGACCACCAAACTGTCGGTATTGGCATCGGTTTTAGCAGATATCACTCTGAATAATCATCAATTGGTTGAATAATTTTATATCGGTTAATCTCTACTAATGAAAAGCTAAAGCCCCCCTAtccttaaaaatgcacttttaaatgtgtttctagcagaaaatgagtcgccagtgtgtgtgcaggaacatcctgttattatacaaatccatcaATAGATcatttgcgtgtttgcaaacagagatgacgcaTTTTGTGGGCGGAGCACAACTGGgggcagaaagtgacagcttTGCAGTATTTTTTTAGCGTTAAACTTTGATTttgtgttctgtcgaagtctgtttcccttcagtgtaatgtttcttataacgttttcatcacgttaaagcaacaccaaagagttttttaaccttaaaataacatttccaaaaaagtttcagtcgttcatccactcgaaacatttatctatctatcggccaaaactgcactaaagaagtttccaacagtcgggtcgcggtcctgtagttcgagtgaaaactacaaaaacttgctttacggcagacctacaatccaatcagagccagctatgctgcagtaatCACGACAGTGttaatggacaattacacttctaacctgtagggggagcaaagagcaaaaactctttagtgttgctttaagtttatttttttagataaataaaaagtttaaatggcttggctactgatatatgtgcatgtatgtatgtaatgtatatgtattgttctttattgatatatcaattatttttacagtataattaaatcgctaaagtacatataaagcaatactatcatgtattctaaaTATTTCagcattttcctgtttttttatatttatagcctacctatttgttctaaaactattataaaactattatttttaatttgtttacatacaaattaatatgcataggcctgtttatatattaataacacattacatcatgtgtgtgctatatttatatatttattaagtatgtaaacatcataattttagaacaaacaggaggAAGACGTAGGTTAAGATATAagttaaaaagaaataatagaaaacggATAAATAATggtgatattattgctttttcagTATAACCCATTCAAATCTtgaatctttctaaataaattataaacgtaacgtgatgaaaacactataagagacacatagagggaacaCCGGACATCGtctttaattattttctattctaattattaataGATTTCCAGAttatttcatcactccagtctgccAGTTTAAGtgcaaacataaacacatacgtttatcttcaaatggtgtctttgaTGACGGTATTTTATAAGGTAATCTCCTTTAAACagcaacagtcacacaaaacaggctgttgggggATCCGCTATCAACTTCATGTCACAATGAGATTACGCCCCACCCATGACTAACTTTCTGCCAGTgacacatgttttgatgtagtccaaagcacatgtgtAAGCGCTCTACCCCCTACTTACGGGGAGgggaacagaagctttctttgcatttaaagagacaaacacaaaaacatcgcgtttttcattgcagccacaaatgTTCAACATCAcataatgaaagatctgtgtTGTATTTTGACACATTACCGACACATTCTGggaatatttttatattgctgaaaacCCCTATTCACTTATGGCCCTTATTTTCTTATTCATTTCATGCCTGTTAATTAACACATATTGTcttggtttcacagacaaggcttagctaaagccaggactactATAGGCCATATTTAAAtgaagatgtttaagcatcttttataaacatgccttggaaaaagatgttactggtttgcatcttgagacaaatcaatggcattgatttaaaacatgaataaaaaaaagtaaatatttacATCTGCCAATGTATAACCCAGTGGGAGGATGAAATAAAGAAGTGtcctgatatatatatatatgaagagaatatatatatgaagaattttcaaaaattttgttttgtttttcagggGTGACATGTCTTCGATGCGCAAATAAAAAAGCACAGAGGCATATCATgaaagttatttgaacaaaccatgataaacacataaaacaattagatgtattcagtattgtttatgaaaaatattaatttatgaaaaatataaatataatatcaCTTCTTACACACTAGAGGGAGACATGAGCTTAAGAAATTATTTCCTTAACAAAAGTACATGCATTAAGGactataataaacattaactaataaacagttatatatatatatacactgtactgtactgtactgtactgtaattgcatttttgtaataatatggAAGCAGAATTAATAAACCcaacatatttttatcagcataatattagttgtttttaaactgtCACTCGCAATATGACAACCATACAACAACAACAGGAATAGTTTATGATTTATTCCATTAGGTATTTAATTGGTCCCACCCTATCTGGCTAAATCTAACCACACTCTTGTCAAAACTAATGTGGGCCCTGCATGGGCAAACCCAATTGCGGTCtctatgttttttttgtaagcAAGGCAAGTCCGCTGGCCCCAATTTATAACTGGACACAGTTTCAGTGTGTATGCATACTTTATATATTTGATGACCATAGACGGGTTGATTGGGCACATGCACGTTGATAGGGTTACGCACCTGGCCTGAAGCTAACTTCTGGTCTTTAACGGtttggctagtggctaaactgacctctgAAACAATTACTTTAATGAGGGGAGATGGTGAGCATGGTGTaaagagaggtttggcagccaggcaaaaATTTAAGGATCTGTAACATTGTATTCGTTAAAATTCGGCAAATGGGAAgcgggatcggcaaaggacctcggatatcggcaaaggacctcagAGATAGAAACATGATGGCAACTATAAGTTTAAGAGACTTCCATGTTGGCTTCATctgagagatcggaaggttgccccttgatCAGGACTTTTTCACTCTTCATCACATTTGTAAAATCCAAATGTGTTGTTCTATTAAGTTTGTAAATTGTGTAGTCTTGTTAAAAaaggtgaaaaataaaatgtgacattctgtacttttgtctcatattTACCTTGTAATTTTTagacaaggatttttttttttgcctttattgtcccaatggagggcactgtatatTTGTTCTTTGGCCCAATTTACTGACATGGTTTAAATCTATAGTTATCTGATTCTTTGGTCTTCTGCTGTCTTAAAATGCATATATGTAGAGCCggaaaatatacttttttttctGGGGATGCATGCTCTAGCAAAATATTTGTAAGCAAACCGTTCATGAGCTCCTTTcacttaatattaattttccggctattgaagtgaatggggctcattatcagtttggtaacaaacatttctcaaaatatcttccttcgtgtttgtGGAATAATCTATGTGGTGAAACTGCATATTTGGGCACTAGGGGGCATAGTTGGGACAGAGTATAAACTGGGTGTTTAGACCCTGAGAGCTGGTGTGCATGCTAAAAAGTAGACAACACGAaaatgttcatcaaaacaaagacatttatacaggttagTAACAACATGAagagtgagaaaattatgacagatttattttttgggtgaactatccctttaactgcaAGGCTCATAGTTATCTTGCCATCATGGCTCTGTAACCCCCTGCTGGTTAAGATCATAACTACACCACTTGACTGCACAAAGCATCTTTAATCATTGATAATCATTCACACTTCATATGATAGTGTATTCTaatcaaatgcattttaatgAGTAATATTTTAATCTCAGATATTTAATGAAATAGTTGTACGTATTTTAATAATCCTTAGTAAGGACTGTGTGGATACATGTGGTCTGTACTGctatcaaccaatcagagctgTCATGAGATCAGTTTCCTGTACAATTTgatttattgtcattttaccTCTGCAGTTACAACCTCTCCGACTAAGTTTTTTGATTCGTTAAATACAGTGTCCATTTCAAACATTGACGTCATGCAAATGGttatacaaacatgtatttgatTATAATTATAGTTATTCAAACAAACCTACCAAAAACCAAGTAATTTTTCAAAATTGATCCAAcctttcattttttacatgcatATCTGGGACTGTACTTTATACCACAAcacagtttaagtcacttctatATCCAGAGAGCTTTTCAACTTGAACACAATCTTACACCAGGCACCTTCCTCCTCTCTCTTTATATCAGTAACTTCAAATGTCTCATACGGGGGAATCAGCACCTCTTTCTCATTAGGGAACAATGAGTATTTTGACACATCAGCACCGTGACaagtcgttggtcaggcatgaaggacggtcagtagatcagtggtgtgatgaccttcacagcaacaggaactgggtctgtttgtctcgtcctcggggtcgaggacaagacagggagagagactCAGAATCCTATtggcgtaggggccgttcacatgtaatgcaagtgtcatacagtattgtggtttaaatcagctcggttccagacaggcaaactattgcggcataagtatattacccagatgaattatgtgaatgctttgttctggacaaactaactattgcgggataagaacatttactggacattttatgtgaatgatttgttaaagaagaatgtcttaagtttagattaaaattgatcgactgtgtctgatactcgaacattatttggtaaatcattccagagcttaggggccaagtaggaaaaggatctaccacctttagacaatTTTGGTactctagggataattaagtgccagaattttgtgatcgcagtgtgcgtgatggattgtattctgatagtaattctttaATATATGAGGGTGccaggccatttaaggctttgtaggtcattagttatattttaaattgtaggCAATATTTAACTgctagccagtgtaaagatgtcagaattggactgatgtggtcatactttttagatcgagtaagcactcttgcggcggcgttttgaaccagctgtaacttgtttacctgatttgcgtgacatcccccaagtaacgagttacaatagtctattctagaggtcataaaagcatggataagcttttctgcatctgatgcagacatcatatgacatatttttgagatatttctaagatggaagattaagaatgctgtgcggcagacattggagatatgactatcgaaagatagattgctgtcgaacattacgcctaaattcttaactgTGGAacatggcaccacagtgcagccatctatgggcaacttgtaatctgacatattatgtttggagcgatttggttcaataataagtatctctgtcttattggagtttagcataagaaagttacgtgccatccagtcactaatatcactaatgcagtctgttagcttagagaactggtgggtttcgctaggatgtgacaagatgtaaagctgggtatcatctgcgtagcagtgaaaacttatgttatgtttcctgatgatGTCTCCTAAAGggaacatatataacgagattaggatagggcctaaaactgatccctgtggtacgcCATTTTTAACTCGGGGAGCGATATGACTCtttctcatttacataaacaaagtgatagggattggttagatacgatctaaaccagactaacgcctgaccactgatacctgTCAGGACTCAGCCACGAGaatcttgttttatatttatgttttatagtgatggcagggttctgacagtctcttgtttcatgtggaggctcatgccttgtttattgtggcatgtgcctctggtgtctcgtctctagtccccgccccccttgttctccctgttaattattcatttttaGTTCATCCCTCGCACCTGTGTTGCCCTCGTTAAGTTTCcctatttaatttaattgtctCTTGTCTTGTGCTGGTTCATTGTGATCATTCGTGTCATGTTATGCTGTATGTCATGCTGttctttattttagtttttagtcTTGTTATTCAAgttgtgtcattgttttgtataccatgttttatgtagttttgccccctcgtgggcttTTGTTTCATGTAATAAATGTTCAATGTTCACTCCCCGATATCATTTGCATATGGGTTCATTCGACATCAGTTCTTCAcaataccaacatagttttttagtctattgagtaagattgtgtgatctattgtgtcaaaggatgcactaaggtctagtaatataaggattgagattccaccacgatcggatgttaataggaggtcatttgtaactctaagcagcgctgtctctgtgctatggtggggcctgaatcccgattggaacttttcatatgtactattattcacta encodes the following:
- the LOC141362853 gene encoding NAD(P)(+)--arginine ADP-ribosyltransferase 2-like, which produces MLINAALILILTSKVVLGWDNRVPVEGEKYPLDMAPDSVDDRYDGCTYKMENLVRTKYLIKEICDYKISYFGEAWLYSTGQIPGPDKLKMHHLVAIYTYSISELHRKLNQDVRTGRQKYRDKTYTWYSLHFFLTEAIQILKKTQNKCITTYRGTRLTFDENVLNKHIRFGSFAFSSLDRKIAMGFGTESCFEIKTCYGADVSKYSQYPHEKEVLIPPYETFEVTAIMKKEQKKSAWCKTVFMLKSSGFRSDLNCAVVSIKPKIYHNASFYA